One part of the Humulus lupulus chromosome 9, drHumLupu1.1, whole genome shotgun sequence genome encodes these proteins:
- the LOC133799335 gene encoding protein REVEILLE 3-like, with protein MVSRANSLADIRSTPIQKDFDRDWKKIEAFVGSKTCIIIRSLKVQKNGTSEHLPPPRPKRKAAHPYPQKACKNSQGISPACQIYHHPYKFQVISKCQIHHLGAPSLVLLCYAISSWNNNSAQTVNLSNETKVLPDFSQVYSFIGSVFDPNTTGHVQKLKNMDQIDVETVCFLQMKCCKVA; from the exons atggtatcaagagccaattCCCTAGCGGACATTCGATCTACACCGATCCAAAAAGA CTTTGACCGCGATTGGAAAAAGATTGAAGCATTTGTTGGATCAAAGACATGCATTATT ATACGTAGTCTGAAGGTTCAGAAGAATGGGACAAGTGAACATCTACCTCCGCCTCGGCCAAAGAGGAAAGCTGCTCATCCATATCCTCAGAAAGCTTGTAAAAATAGTCAGGGTATATCTCCAGCATGCCAAATT taCCACCACCCATACAAGTTTCAGGTTATATCCAAATGCCAGATTCATCACTTAGGAGCCCCCTCGCTGGTGCTGCTATGCTATGCTATCTCGTCATGGAATAATAATTCTGCACAGACAGTTAACTTGTCAAATGAAACAAAAG TTCTTCCCGACTTTTCCCAAGTCTATAGCTTCATTGGCAGTGTCTTTGACCCAAATACTACAGGTCATGTGCAAAAACTAAAAAACATGGACCAGATCGATGTTGAGACGGTATGTTTTCTTCAAATGAAATGTTGTAAGGTTGCTTAG